In Candidatus Nitrospira nitrificans, one genomic interval encodes:
- a CDS encoding M20/M25/M40 family metallo-hydrolase yields the protein MVNERRLRNFVKESRSKFEDFLGQMVEIPSISMDSSRAGDMRRMADLASQYLVGMNAKVQVVETGGYPIVSGGWVTGPEYPTVTIYNHLDVQPAQEPEWRQAPFAFKNEQGMYRGRGATDDKGPALTAMFGARYAIEQGWPINIRFLWELEEEIGSPHFAAGLRNHNAIPRPDSVVVSDTIWIAKGRPAVPYGLRGLLGARLILRTGEKDAHSGVTGGAARNPLAELMEVANTCVDARTGKVKIPGFYDDVVKPTDNEIKGFLQSGFEVRRFKEAYGFRSLRVQDPAEVMRRIWASPTFEIHGLSGGYHGPGVKTVVPGHAELKVSMRLVPGQVPERVFTLLKKHVTKVNPDVKVEKEGMLHPFKGSVAGSYVDCVKRAVKAGFGKDPAFVREGGSIGAVVTMQKTWKVPILFIGLSLPEHGYHAPNEYYDWGQASGGMKTFAHYFSELAKIGKT from the coding sequence ATGGTCAATGAGCGGCGACTGAGGAACTTTGTCAAGGAATCACGGTCAAAGTTTGAGGATTTCTTGGGGCAGATGGTGGAGATACCGTCGATCAGTATGGATTCATCACGTGCGGGCGATATGCGGCGCATGGCTGACCTTGCGAGCCAGTATTTGGTCGGGATGAATGCCAAGGTTCAAGTGGTAGAGACCGGCGGGTATCCCATCGTTTCCGGCGGATGGGTAACAGGGCCTGAGTATCCAACCGTCACGATCTACAATCATTTGGACGTGCAGCCGGCGCAGGAGCCGGAATGGAGGCAGGCGCCGTTTGCCTTTAAGAATGAACAGGGGATGTATCGAGGGCGAGGAGCGACCGATGACAAGGGGCCGGCCCTCACGGCGATGTTCGGCGCTCGATATGCGATCGAGCAAGGTTGGCCGATCAATATCCGGTTCTTGTGGGAACTGGAAGAGGAAATCGGGAGCCCCCACTTTGCCGCAGGGCTGAGAAACCACAATGCGATTCCACGACCGGATTCCGTGGTTGTGTCGGATACGATCTGGATTGCCAAGGGCCGGCCTGCAGTGCCCTACGGCTTGCGCGGTCTGCTCGGCGCGCGGCTGATTCTGCGCACGGGAGAGAAAGACGCTCATTCGGGCGTGACCGGAGGAGCCGCTCGTAACCCGCTGGCCGAATTGATGGAGGTGGCGAATACTTGTGTCGATGCCAGGACCGGCAAGGTAAAGATCCCTGGTTTTTATGACGATGTGGTCAAGCCTACCGACAATGAGATCAAGGGTTTCCTTCAATCCGGCTTTGAAGTAAGACGTTTTAAGGAAGCCTACGGGTTTCGATCACTTCGTGTACAGGATCCGGCGGAGGTCATGCGACGGATCTGGGCATCTCCGACCTTTGAAATTCATGGCCTCAGCGGAGGATACCACGGACCGGGAGTTAAAACGGTTGTGCCTGGTCATGCGGAGCTCAAGGTCAGTATGCGTCTTGTCCCAGGCCAGGTGCCGGAAAGAGTGTTTACCCTGCTGAAGAAGCATGTGACGAAGGTGAATCCGGATGTGAAGGTGGAGAAAGAGGGCATGCTCCATCCATTTAAGGGCAGCGTTGCTGGATCATACGTGGATTGCGTGAAACGCGCCGTAAAGGCGGGGTTTGGTAAGGATCCGGCATTTGTGCGAGAAGGAGGATCAATCGGTGCCGTGGTTACCATGCAGAAAACTTGGAAGGTGCCCATCCTTTTCATAGGTTTGAGCTTACCTGAGCATGGATATCACGCTCCCAACGAATATTACGACTGGGGTCAGGCTTCAGGGGGGATGAAGACATTCGCTCATTACTTCTCGGAGTTAGCAAAGATAGGGAAGACGTAG
- the cutA gene encoding divalent-cation tolerance protein CutA encodes MVTTASQEEAVKIANQVVQSRLAACASTVPTVRSTYWWEGKLMNDQESLLLIKTTSDKFNSLEEAIRKVHSYKVPEIIAIPVGQGFPPYLEWIHRETS; translated from the coding sequence ATGGTTACAACGGCAAGCCAAGAGGAAGCGGTGAAGATTGCCAATCAGGTGGTACAGTCGCGCCTGGCTGCTTGCGCTTCTACGGTTCCCACCGTGCGTTCAACGTATTGGTGGGAAGGAAAGTTGATGAACGATCAGGAGTCGTTACTGCTAATCAAAACAACCTCTGATAAATTCAATTCCCTTGAAGAAGCAATACGGAAGGTCCATTCCTACAAGGTGCCGGAAATAATAGCAATTCCTGTTGGTCAAGGTTTTCCACCATATCTTGAGTGGATTCATCGAGAAACCTCCTAG
- a CDS encoding outer membrane beta-barrel protein: protein MLKIPIRQAGDANPVMIHKRISLLVIAWGLFTAVPVCVAEDSNQVSKETTTLVPGATNPKEAATTGWHYGAYVDVSYIGNFNFPDNHLWRGRTTAFEHNELSPNMGLGYVRKDASESSRWGMELGFQGGRDSEEFAFLQGERRVDGSDVLRHVHRANVSYLAPVGNGLTVTAGLFNSLMGYESLYAKDNANYTRSWIADNTPYMMFGVNAQYPLQDNLTVTAFVVNSYSHLAHPNDLPSYGGRWIWKAMPRVTWSQTFFAGPNQTDTSLEFWRVYGNHILEWRGDDVTVAVSFDIGTESISGRPGRPRTFVMGGNMVVRWQINGPWSVALRPEFYWDRNGRWTGSEQFVKAITSTVEYKLPYQWVNTVVRVEHRYDDSAGVGGGFFKGGGIRPDVVSLAREQHLLLLGVLVSLDSP from the coding sequence ATGTTGAAAATCCCCATAAGGCAAGCAGGCGACGCCAATCCCGTCATGATCCACAAGCGCATCAGCCTTCTAGTAATTGCATGGGGGCTTTTCACGGCGGTGCCTGTCTGTGTGGCTGAAGATTCGAATCAGGTATCGAAAGAGACCACGACACTCGTGCCGGGCGCAACCAATCCCAAGGAGGCGGCCACGACCGGCTGGCACTATGGGGCTTACGTGGACGTCAGTTACATCGGCAATTTCAATTTCCCCGATAACCACCTGTGGCGCGGTCGCACCACTGCATTCGAGCATAACGAGCTTTCGCCCAACATGGGTTTGGGATATGTGCGAAAGGATGCGAGTGAGTCCTCGCGCTGGGGCATGGAACTTGGCTTTCAAGGAGGCCGGGATTCGGAAGAGTTCGCATTTTTGCAGGGAGAGAGGCGGGTCGACGGATCGGATGTGCTGAGGCACGTTCATCGCGCGAACGTGTCGTATCTGGCTCCGGTCGGCAACGGGTTGACGGTCACCGCCGGCCTGTTCAACAGTCTGATGGGGTACGAGTCGCTCTATGCAAAAGACAACGCCAATTATACGAGATCGTGGATCGCGGACAACACGCCCTATATGATGTTCGGCGTGAATGCGCAGTATCCTCTCCAGGACAATCTCACCGTCACTGCCTTCGTCGTGAATAGCTACTCTCATCTGGCGCACCCGAATGATCTGCCGAGCTACGGGGGAAGATGGATTTGGAAAGCCATGCCACGGGTCACGTGGAGTCAAACGTTCTTCGCTGGACCAAATCAAACGGATACTTCTCTGGAGTTCTGGCGTGTGTATGGGAATCACATTCTGGAATGGCGAGGGGATGATGTGACGGTCGCGGTCTCATTCGATATCGGAACCGAGAGCATCTCCGGTCGGCCCGGTCGTCCACGAACCTTTGTCATGGGAGGCAACATGGTCGTCAGGTGGCAGATCAACGGACCCTGGTCCGTGGCGTTGCGACCCGAGTTTTACTGGGATCGCAATGGTCGGTGGACAGGCTCAGAGCAATTCGTGAAGGCCATCACGTCCACGGTCGAGTACAAGCTCCCGTACCAATGGGTCAACACGGTGGTGCGAGTCGAACATCGTTACGATGACTCCGCCGGGGTGGGAGGTGGGTTCTTCAAGGGCGGGGGGATCCGTCCCGACGTCGTCAGCCTTGCGCGCGAGCAGCATCTGCTTTTGCTGGGAGTTCTTGTCAGCCTCGACTCACCGTGA
- a CDS encoding M23 family metallopeptidase — MNQTNLQDGDAYTVVVFRGSTAKPIRFSFSKKLLRRLLVCVGLVVLADLLVVSHYVIRTGEVWELAAFRTEAMSAREQTAAFSTAIDELKKRLGAMNEVNQRLRVMLGIEVPKTGDMANGRGGEEVPILEEGGAISGGDERGLASDSSKQASDGNHEHSSAVGLESSRDTLLAIASVKEGLERLSKQATVQERILDELSQAAEQRSSRWASTPSIWPVKGWVTSGFGPRISPFTEKPAWHDGLDIGAAPNTPVRAPAQGRITSVGYDPKLGNMVRVDHGFGVETLYGHLAKALVKEGQRVERGDVIALVGSSGLSTGPHLHYMVKLNGQALDPTKYILE; from the coding sequence ATGAACCAGACAAATCTTCAAGACGGCGATGCCTATACCGTTGTGGTTTTCAGAGGATCTACGGCAAAGCCTATCCGCTTCAGCTTTTCAAAGAAGCTACTCCGCCGATTGTTGGTCTGTGTGGGATTGGTGGTTCTCGCCGATCTTCTTGTCGTTTCTCACTATGTCATCAGAACGGGAGAGGTTTGGGAGTTGGCGGCTTTCCGCACGGAAGCTATGAGTGCACGAGAGCAGACCGCCGCCTTCTCCACAGCCATTGATGAGCTGAAGAAACGTCTTGGGGCGATGAATGAGGTGAATCAAAGGCTTCGAGTCATGCTAGGCATAGAAGTACCCAAGACAGGAGATATGGCAAACGGCAGAGGCGGAGAAGAAGTACCGATTCTTGAAGAGGGAGGCGCGATATCTGGTGGCGACGAACGGGGTCTCGCCTCTGATAGTTCCAAACAAGCGTCAGACGGCAATCACGAACACTCGTCTGCCGTTGGATTAGAGTCCTCTCGAGATACTCTCCTGGCGATTGCATCAGTGAAAGAGGGGTTGGAAAGGCTTTCAAAACAAGCCACGGTGCAGGAACGCATTCTTGACGAGTTATCACAGGCGGCCGAGCAGCGCTCGTCTCGTTGGGCCTCGACGCCCTCGATTTGGCCGGTCAAAGGATGGGTGACATCTGGGTTTGGTCCTCGAATTTCTCCCTTTACGGAGAAGCCGGCCTGGCATGATGGGTTAGATATCGGCGCCGCGCCGAACACCCCGGTCCGTGCTCCTGCCCAAGGGCGGATTACGTCCGTCGGATACGATCCTAAGCTCGGCAACATGGTCCGCGTCGATCATGGATTTGGGGTTGAAACTCTCTACGGACACCTGGCGAAGGCCTTAGTGAAGGAAGGCCAAAGGGTCGAGCGTGGTGATGTCATTGCGCTTGTCGGGAGCTCGGGCCTATCTACCGGTCCCCACCTGCACTACATGGTGAAGTTGAACGGCCAGGCGCTTGATCCGACTAAGTACATTCTGGAATAA
- a CDS encoding formate--tetrahydrofolate ligase, translated as MTDLDIAQSVTPRSILEIGSQLGIRAEELTLYGRDKAKISPQIVDRLDAVPQGRYVLVTAINPTPLGEGKTTTSIGLAMGLTRLGCRAALTLRQPSLGPVFGMKGGGTGGGHAQVVPMEDINLHLTGDAHAVAAGHNLLSAFLDNHLFHGNPLSIDPTGITWPRTLCVNDRALRDVLLGEETGRRRGQFVITEASEVMAVVALAKDHKDLRERLGRIVVGFTTSGAPVRAEALGCVGSMAVLLKDALKPNLVQTLEGTPAFVHTGPFGNIAHGNCSIISDAIALRCADFVVTEAGFGSDLGAEKFFNIKCRASGFTPTVAVVVATLRALKLHGGGGVAKAGSALPASLTGPNQQALSKGIANLEQHVANVLAHGVPVVVAVNAFKDDPQDELDWVREQSLRMGAVDAAVSTHWADGGKGAERLAAAVLKASERPAQFRYLYDVSWPIRKKIETIATHMYGAAGVSYEPEAKRQIDMAEALGYGGLPICMAKTPLSLSHDPTLKGRPTGFTIPIKELQILAGAGFVTAVCSGIQLMPGLPKKPAGERITLDPTSGKIVGLS; from the coding sequence TTGACCGACCTCGACATTGCTCAATCCGTTACTCCACGCTCCATTTTAGAAATCGGTTCTCAGCTTGGGATCCGCGCGGAAGAACTGACTCTCTATGGACGGGACAAGGCAAAGATATCGCCGCAAATCGTGGATCGGCTTGATGCCGTGCCCCAAGGACGATATGTACTCGTCACAGCGATTAACCCAACACCTTTAGGAGAGGGAAAGACGACGACATCGATCGGCCTAGCTATGGGGCTCACTCGGCTCGGGTGTCGGGCAGCGCTTACCCTCAGGCAGCCATCTCTCGGGCCGGTATTTGGCATGAAGGGCGGCGGTACCGGGGGGGGGCATGCTCAGGTGGTACCGATGGAGGATATCAACCTTCATCTGACGGGAGATGCCCATGCGGTGGCTGCCGGTCACAATCTCCTTTCTGCTTTTCTCGACAATCATTTATTTCATGGCAACCCTCTCTCGATCGATCCAACAGGAATCACATGGCCTCGGACACTGTGCGTCAATGATCGCGCTCTTCGGGACGTGTTGTTGGGGGAAGAAACCGGCAGACGGCGGGGCCAATTCGTCATCACCGAAGCTTCAGAGGTCATGGCGGTGGTGGCACTGGCGAAGGATCACAAAGATCTTCGCGAGCGGCTAGGCCGAATAGTGGTCGGGTTCACAACGTCAGGGGCACCGGTCAGGGCTGAAGCGCTTGGGTGCGTCGGATCGATGGCGGTTCTTCTGAAGGACGCCCTCAAACCAAATTTGGTTCAAACTCTAGAAGGGACCCCTGCATTCGTGCATACGGGGCCTTTTGGCAATATCGCCCATGGGAACTGCTCGATCATTTCCGATGCCATTGCACTTCGATGCGCTGATTTCGTCGTGACCGAGGCAGGTTTCGGTAGCGATCTTGGAGCGGAGAAGTTTTTCAACATCAAGTGCCGTGCATCAGGATTCACTCCGACTGTGGCGGTTGTTGTGGCGACCTTACGGGCGCTGAAACTTCATGGAGGGGGCGGCGTCGCCAAGGCAGGCAGTGCACTGCCTGCAAGTCTCACGGGGCCGAATCAGCAGGCCTTATCGAAAGGGATTGCTAATCTGGAACAGCATGTCGCCAATGTTCTGGCGCATGGAGTTCCAGTTGTGGTCGCCGTGAATGCCTTCAAGGATGACCCTCAGGATGAGTTGGACTGGGTTCGAGAACAGTCTCTGAGGATGGGAGCAGTCGATGCGGCGGTCTCCACACATTGGGCCGACGGTGGGAAGGGGGCCGAGCGGCTGGCAGCGGCTGTCCTCAAGGCCTCTGAAAGACCTGCCCAATTCAGGTATCTCTATGATGTGTCATGGCCGATCAGAAAGAAGATAGAAACTATTGCAACCCATATGTACGGAGCTGCCGGGGTCTCCTATGAACCAGAGGCGAAGCGTCAAATAGATATGGCCGAGGCATTGGGGTATGGAGGCTTGCCCATTTGCATGGCGAAAACGCCACTGTCGCTTTCGCACGACCCTACGTTAAAGGGAAGGCCGACTGGTTTTACGATCCCCATCAAGGAATTGCAGATCCTGGCCGGTGCTGGATTCGTGACGGCGGTCTGTTCAGGGATTCAGTTGATGCCGGGATTACCTAAGAAACCGGCTGGTGAGCGGATTACGCTTGATCCGACCAGCGGGAAAATAGTGGGGCTGTCATAG